The Melitaea cinxia chromosome 24, ilMelCinx1.1, whole genome shotgun sequence genome window below encodes:
- the LOC123665346 gene encoding uncharacterized protein LOC123665346, which translates to MDRGKSPGHDGLSIEHLQHAGPLIFKLLGLFYSLCVGHSYLPDDLMKTVVVPVVKNKTGNLADKHNYRPISLATIMAKVFDGLLNTQLRKHIKLHDNQLLHKSQDTCVHTVKYYINRKTPVYACFLDLSKAFDLVVYDLLWKKLERVGLLQRF; encoded by the coding sequence ATGGACAGAGGTAAGTCTCCAGGCCACGATGGACTCAGCATTGAGCATCTCCAGCACGCTGGACCTcttatttttaagctattggGTCTGTTTTATTCACTCTGCGTGGGTCATTCCTACCTGCCGGATGATCTCATGAAAACGGTAGTAGTTCCTGTCGTGAAAAATAAAACTGGTAACCTTGCTGACAAACATAACTATAGGCCTATATCGCTTGCCACTATCATGGCCAAGGTGTTTGACGGATTGCTTAACACGCAGTTGAGAAAACACATAAAGCTGCACGATAATCAATTACTACATAAATCGCAAGACACCTGTGTGCACACCGTCAAATACTACATAAATCGCAAGACACCTGTGTACGCGTGCTTCCTCGATTTATCTAAAGCTTTTGACCTGGTGGTATATGATTTACTTTGGAAGAAACTCGAGCGAGTTGGGTTACTGCAgagattttaa
- the LOC123665347 gene encoding uncharacterized protein LOC123665347 — translation MSDPYRLECGVRQGGLTSPTLFNLYMDDLIVALSRQHVDCHVDGVCVNNISYADDMVLLSASISGMRQLAIGTKCPPNSPPVLLSGVPLKMVEQFKYLGHIATTCLKDDADIERERRALSVRARSLWADYTKKRYSDLRVLYNNAFRILLGLPRCCSASGMFADAITDCFHTTMRKRCASFVRRVRGSQNSVLKMIAERFDCFYLRHCCDKHLAIQMPERKL, via the exons ATGTCCGATCCGTATCGACTCGAATGTGGAGTCAGGCAGGGGGGGTTAACATCTCCAACACTTTTTAACCTCTACATGGATGACCTGATCGTCGCGCTCAGCAGACAGCATGTCGATTGTCATGTTGATGGAGTATgcgtaaataatataagttatgcGGACGACATGGTACTGCTGAGTGCGTCAATCAGTGGAATGAGACAGCTG GCTATCGGAACAAAATGCCCCCCGAATAGCCCACCCGTGCTTCTCTCTGGTGTACCCTTAAAAATGGTGGAGCAATTTAAGTATTTAGGCCATATAGCTACTACTTGTCTCAAGGATGATGCAGACATTGAGAGGGAGCGGAGGGCACTGTCAGTTAGAGCTCGAAG CTTATGGGCTGACTACACAAAGAAAAGATACAGTGACCTCCGTGTCCTCTACAATAATGCATTCAGGATACTGTTGGGGCTGCCCCGATGCTGCAGCGCCTCAGGCATGTTTGCAGATGCAATAACCGACTGCTTCCACACCACCATGCGTAAGCGATGCGCATCTTTTGTGCGTAGAGTAAGGGGCAGCCAAAACAGTGTGCTGAAGATGATCGCGGAGCGTTTTGACTGCTTCTACCTCCGGCATTGCTGCGATAAACACCTTGCGATACAAATGCCGGAGCGaaagctttaa